The Geotalea uraniireducens Rf4 genome window below encodes:
- the trxA gene encoding thioredoxin, translating to MASEKVLTFTDDNFEAAVLQSDVPVLVDFWATWCAPCKAIAPLIDTIADEYDGKIKVGKVNVDDNPGTPGKYGVRGIPTVILIKDGKVVDQVVGAVPKAQLEALIKKAV from the coding sequence ATGGCCAGCGAAAAAGTACTTACCTTTACCGACGATAATTTTGAAGCAGCGGTTCTTCAATCGGACGTTCCCGTTCTGGTCGATTTTTGGGCCACTTGGTGTGCACCCTGCAAAGCCATAGCCCCACTTATCGATACCATTGCCGATGAGTATGACGGCAAAATCAAGGTCGGCAAGGTAAATGTCGACGACAACCCCGGCACGCCCGGCAAATACGGGGTGCGCGGCATCCCGACCGTCATCCTGATCAAGGACGGTAAGGTTGTGGATCAGGTGGTTGGGGCAGTTCCCAAAGCCCAACTAGAGGCGCTGATAAAAAAGGCCGTATAG
- the ccsB gene encoding c-type cytochrome biogenesis protein CcsB: protein MNALLFYCTLGIYFVATAIYLLYLVKPRDIFGRLAHWTISIGFIVHCAFTVNRFLEAGHTPITNLHESLSFFSLAVIGVFIFFERKYRVFILGSFVTPLALLLLAVSTTFPTAIMPLNPALKSRWLSVHTTMAFLGYASFAVSFGASIMYLIQSHFLKSRKLGAMFQRLPSLDILDEISYRCLTFGFPLLTFAIISGAIWAETAWGTYWSWDPKETWSLITWFIYAALLHGRLTTGWRGRKAAILSIIGFFIMIFTFLGVNLLLPGLHSYK from the coding sequence ATGAATGCCCTGCTCTTTTATTGCACCCTCGGCATCTATTTTGTTGCCACTGCCATCTATCTGCTCTACCTGGTAAAACCCCGCGATATTTTCGGACGCTTGGCACACTGGACCATCTCCATCGGCTTTATCGTCCATTGCGCCTTCACGGTCAACCGTTTCCTGGAGGCCGGCCACACCCCCATAACGAACCTGCACGAATCGCTTTCTTTTTTCAGCCTTGCTGTTATCGGCGTATTCATATTTTTTGAACGCAAATACCGTGTGTTCATCCTCGGCTCATTCGTTACCCCTCTGGCGCTTCTGCTGCTGGCCGTATCCACTACCTTTCCGACCGCCATCATGCCGCTGAACCCGGCGCTCAAGAGCAGGTGGCTGTCCGTGCACACCACCATGGCTTTCCTCGGTTACGCCTCCTTTGCCGTCTCCTTCGGCGCCAGCATCATGTACCTGATCCAGTCGCATTTCCTGAAAAGCAGGAAGCTCGGGGCCATGTTCCAGAGGCTGCCGTCCCTCGATATCCTTGATGAAATCAGCTACCGTTGCCTGACCTTTGGCTTTCCCCTCCTGACCTTCGCCATCATCAGCGGCGCCATCTGGGCTGAAACCGCCTGGGGAACCTACTGGAGCTGGGATCCGAAAGAAACCTGGTCGCTGATCACCTGGTTTATCTATGCCGCCCTGCTCCACGGCAGATTGACAACCGGCTGGCGCGGCCGCAAGGCGGCCATCCTGTCCATTATCGGCTTTTTTATCATGATTTTCACATTCCTCGGCGTAAACCTGCTGCTGCCGGGGTTGCATAGCTACAAATAA
- a CDS encoding precorrin-2 dehydrogenase/sirohydrochlorin ferrochelatase family protein translates to MLFASVLRVSDAVRLIFNRRRKRGSMHHLPINLDVRNKVVIVVGGGDVAGRKVLSLIDAGALVTVIAPHLNDALRQLLAANRIIHLARNYADGDLAEAFLVIAATDDNAVNRAVAKEARMRSILADIADTPELGSFTMPAVMSRGDLVITVSTSGKSPALAKKIREELEEVFGIEYGATLRLLGGIREKLLTEKGNSAYNKSLLSQLVAHGLPELIKEKRYDEIDHLLLELFGPGFTTNDLLREEKDHQ, encoded by the coding sequence ATGTTGTTCGCGTCTGTGCTGCGAGTATCCGATGCAGTCAGGCTGATCTTCAATAGGCGCCGTAAACGAGGTTCCATGCACCACCTGCCGATAAACCTGGATGTTCGCAATAAGGTCGTGATAGTGGTCGGCGGAGGGGACGTTGCCGGCCGCAAGGTGCTCAGCCTGATCGATGCGGGTGCACTGGTCACGGTGATCGCCCCCCACTTGAACGACGCCCTGCGGCAACTGCTGGCTGCCAACAGGATAATCCACCTGGCGCGGAACTATGCGGACGGCGACCTTGCCGAGGCTTTTCTCGTCATCGCAGCGACCGATGACAACGCCGTCAACCGTGCAGTGGCAAAGGAGGCCCGCATGCGCTCCATTCTGGCCGATATTGCCGATACGCCGGAACTGGGCAGCTTCACCATGCCGGCCGTAATGAGCCGGGGCGATCTGGTCATCACTGTCTCCACCTCCGGTAAAAGCCCGGCACTGGCGAAAAAAATCCGCGAGGAACTGGAAGAGGTTTTTGGCATAGAGTATGGGGCAACTCTCAGGCTTTTGGGCGGTATACGTGAAAAGCTATTGACTGAAAAGGGGAACAGCGCTTACAATAAGTCGCTTCTAAGCCAACTGGTAGCTCACGGCTTGCCCGAACTGATCAAAGAAAAACGATATGATGAAATAGACCACCTTCTTCTCGAACTTTTCGGCCCGGGATTCACCACGAACGATCTTTTGAGGGAAGAAAAGGACCATCAATGA
- the uvrC gene encoding excinuclease ABC subunit UvrC, with the protein MISAETIARFPSSPGIYIMKGADSTVLYVGKARDLKKRVRSYFATSGDSRYHIRFLMARVTDIEVIVTDTEKEALILENTLIKKYRPKYNFNLRDDKTYFSLRMDMTEDFPRLTIIRKVTRDGARYFGPYSSASAARAVLKQLYKLFPLRHYPMESCRKRKRPCLFFQLRQCSAPCHGLISREDYTALAEGAGLFLKGKTREIVRIFKERMAAAAATEKYEEAARFRDLIRSITVTVEKQKMVTQGGDSDIIGFYREGERLYLALLFIRGGNLMGSRNYSFRWEMDDSEGIASFLNEYYNQDVFIPAEILLPLPIAEPAPLEELISEKRGKKVCITVPCRGVRLELVKLAGKNAETSAMEKKKALESCESVLKELQERLHLPELPRRIECYDISNIQGRVPVGSKVAFLDGKADKAHYRRYRIKGVSQSDDFAMMREVLSRRFRQEADRDDYPDLIVVDGGIGQLNVLTRVLEELHVEGVAAAGLAKSRVEREMGAAEISRSDERIFLPGRKNPVVLRQNSAPLLLLARIRDEAHRFAITYHKKLRGRELLTSRLEGVPGVGTKRRKELLRHFGSLKKLETATLEELQKVEGITRTVAEAVWEHFHPKGNQE; encoded by the coding sequence ATGATCAGCGCAGAAACAATTGCCCGCTTCCCTTCGTCGCCCGGCATCTACATCATGAAAGGTGCGGACTCCACCGTTCTCTATGTGGGAAAGGCGCGGGACCTGAAAAAACGGGTTCGTTCCTACTTTGCCACGTCGGGTGACTCCCGTTATCACATCCGCTTTCTCATGGCCAGGGTTACTGACATTGAGGTCATCGTAACCGACACCGAAAAGGAAGCGCTGATACTTGAAAATACCCTGATCAAGAAATACCGTCCCAAATACAATTTTAACCTACGCGACGACAAAACCTATTTCTCCCTGCGCATGGACATGACGGAAGACTTTCCCCGTCTCACCATCATCCGCAAGGTGACGAGGGACGGTGCCCGTTACTTTGGTCCCTATTCGTCTGCTTCTGCTGCCAGGGCGGTGCTGAAGCAACTCTACAAGCTCTTCCCCCTGCGCCACTACCCGATGGAAAGCTGCCGCAAGCGAAAACGTCCCTGCCTTTTTTTTCAACTCAGGCAATGCTCGGCCCCCTGTCACGGGCTCATCTCCCGGGAAGACTACACTGCTCTTGCCGAAGGGGCCGGCCTGTTCCTGAAAGGGAAAACCCGGGAGATCGTCAGGATTTTCAAAGAGAGAATGGCAGCCGCGGCAGCGACCGAAAAGTATGAGGAAGCCGCCAGGTTCCGCGACCTGATCCGTTCCATCACGGTTACCGTAGAAAAACAAAAGATGGTTACCCAAGGTGGGGATTCCGATATTATCGGCTTTTACCGTGAAGGCGAACGTCTTTACCTTGCCCTCCTTTTCATCCGCGGCGGCAATCTCATGGGGAGCAGGAACTACTCGTTCCGATGGGAAATGGATGATAGCGAAGGAATCGCCTCCTTCTTGAACGAATATTATAATCAGGATGTTTTCATACCGGCAGAGATCCTCCTGCCGCTCCCGATTGCCGAGCCGGCCCCCCTTGAAGAGCTCATCTCGGAGAAGCGGGGCAAGAAAGTCTGTATTACTGTTCCCTGCCGGGGCGTCCGGTTGGAACTGGTGAAACTCGCCGGGAAAAATGCCGAAACCTCTGCAATGGAAAAGAAGAAAGCGCTGGAGAGCTGCGAATCGGTGCTCAAAGAGCTTCAAGAGCGGCTCCACTTGCCTGAACTGCCCCGTCGTATCGAATGTTACGATATCTCCAATATCCAGGGCCGGGTCCCCGTCGGGAGCAAGGTTGCCTTTCTCGACGGCAAGGCGGACAAGGCGCATTATCGCCGCTACCGCATAAAAGGGGTCAGCCAGTCAGACGACTTTGCCATGATGCGGGAAGTGCTGTCGCGCCGCTTCAGGCAAGAAGCAGATCGTGACGACTACCCTGACCTGATTGTGGTTGACGGCGGCATCGGTCAGCTCAACGTTCTGACCAGGGTACTCGAAGAACTGCACGTGGAGGGGGTTGCCGCTGCCGGTTTGGCCAAGAGCCGGGTGGAAAGGGAGATGGGCGCTGCCGAGATCAGCAGGAGCGATGAGCGGATATTCCTACCGGGGCGGAAAAATCCGGTCGTGCTGCGGCAGAACTCTGCACCGCTCCTTCTCCTTGCACGGATCAGGGACGAGGCCCACCGCTTCGCCATTACCTACCACAAGAAGCTGCGCGGCAGGGAACTGCTGACATCGCGGCTTGAAGGGGTGCCGGGGGTCGGCACAAAGAGGAGAAAGGAACTGCTGCGTCATTTCGGCAGCCTGAAAAAGCTTGAGACGGCGACCCTCGAAGAGCTGCAAAAGGTGGAGGGGATTACAAGAACTGTGGCTGAAGCGGTGTGGGAGCACTTCCATCCGAAAGGAAATCAGGAATGA
- a CDS encoding TlpA disulfide reductase family protein, with protein sequence MKLRVTQMRYPVLALFLLSLLATPAFAILQKGQPAPPINVVTTSGQQVSLANYKGYVLVLDFFATWCIPCRESIPHIISLNRKYGKQGLQILGMSVDEGSDKAVKTFIAERKINYPVAVTSEDLQADYGLRSVPTLFIINKKGVVAEKYQGYSDEVAKSIELTIMKLLAE encoded by the coding sequence ATGAAGTTACGTGTCACGCAAATGCGGTATCCTGTTTTAGCCCTGTTCCTGTTGTCATTACTTGCCACGCCGGCTTTCGCCATCCTGCAGAAAGGCCAACCCGCGCCCCCGATCAATGTGGTGACCACCTCCGGCCAGCAGGTTTCTCTCGCCAATTACAAAGGGTACGTGCTGGTTCTCGATTTTTTCGCCACATGGTGTATCCCCTGCCGTGAATCCATCCCGCATATCATCAGCCTCAACCGAAAATACGGCAAGCAGGGGTTGCAGATTCTCGGGATGAGCGTTGACGAAGGGAGTGACAAGGCGGTGAAGACGTTTATTGCCGAGAGGAAGATAAACTATCCCGTTGCGGTGACCAGCGAGGACCTGCAGGCCGACTACGGCCTCCGCTCGGTTCCGACCCTGTTCATCATCAACAAAAAGGGGGTAGTTGCCGAGAAATACCAGGGTTACTCGGACGAGGTGGCAAAGTCCATCGAGTTGACGATAATGAAACTCCTGGCGGAATAA